The following are encoded in a window of Rosa chinensis cultivar Old Blush chromosome 4, RchiOBHm-V2, whole genome shotgun sequence genomic DNA:
- the LOC112196975 gene encoding disease resistance protein RUN1 isoform X1, with protein sequence MQQSKQNMASLNYEAAASSSSSSLPLSPTDHQKHYTYEVFLSFRGEDTRFNFTDHLYTALCQRGIETFRDDDKLPRGEDVSQELLKAIEESRVSIVVFSQNYASSRWCLDELVKILDCRKSKGQKFRAVFYKVAPSDVRHQTGAFGDAFAKIDQCKYKDSIGKWSEALEEAANLSGWTFEEGRYETEFIKEIVEDLFAQVINPSCELHVAERPIGLGSCRQEVNKLLDAKENNMVGIWGPGGIGKTTIVKDVFNSIRHKFEGSCFLADVRSKGITHLQETLLSHLSLISLNVHSVDEGLSFIKIRMRHKKVLLIIDDVSHSSQLQNLVPSPDCFGSGSKILITTRDKRWLIAHQVDEVYEVKMLNDRHALELFSLNAFKRNRPPSDYLELAQHAVRYAQGLPLALIVLGSHLFRRSREEWEATLYSCRGEDPHKEIRDILKISYDALGVDLKGYFLDIACFFKGKLVDDVKPILEACYDLKSVIGIKQLQEKALIRIDDENNYFGDRIWMHDLIEEMGKNIVYQESPDESGERSRLWSKEDVNEVLTNNTGTNKVRGIQHQWPSSMISLNAKSFSEMKKLRYISISEYMKYECFSGDIDYLSKQLRWLDWPKCPLQSFPSDFHANRLVNLDISGSYRITQLWEGRKNFSSLIHMNLNGCTSLKELPDFSGIPNLKELDLSECTSLVKVPDSVGLLDKLITLNVDCCSNLIMFPRKINLKSVETISISYCKLEEFSEVGEEMVSLRSLMLSRTYIKELHPSITRLIRLEELDLEGIQNLTTLPYDIYELHNLVSLNASGCSKLATFPKIPVKMDFLGWLSLEGSDIRELDESIENLIGLEYLNLTDCKNLTTLPCSIYGLQNLGELHLGGCSKLARFPTNTKILNVDGCSLSLPKLWKLSTVGCSLSDCDFLMTLDCWETLRYLRLAMNNFVSLPACLTKFVNLQWLDLEGCKRLRGIPELPPNVEVSTMGCESLHRSSTPLLEERFSTLTNPSIEEPTPSSWLSLSSEPIPIHPKRHRSAEEPSLASLAESSWLSLSLSTEPTPVNPPKRQRTAVGGQESMVPMFPDLHSTASTPSRGTN encoded by the exons ATGCAGCAAAGCAAGCAGAATATGGCTTCTCTGAACTATGAAGCAGCAGccagttcttcatcttcttctctcccaCTTTCTCCTACTGATCACCAAAAGCATTACACATACGAGGTCTTCCTGAGTTTTCGAGGCGAGGATACACGCTTTAATTTTACAGATCATTTGTATACTGCCCTGTGTCAGAGGGGAATTGAGACCTTCAGAGATGATGATAAGCTTCCAAGAGGAGAAGACGTATCACAAGAGCTCCTCAAAGCAATTGAGGAGTCCAGAGTTTCAATCGTCGTCTTCTCTCAAAACTATGCTTCCTCAAGGTGGTGCTTAGATGAACTGGTCAAGATACTTGACTGCAGAAAATCCAAAGGACAGAAGTTTAGAGCTGTTTTCTACAAGGTGGCTCCCTCAGATGTACGACACCAAACAGGTGCTTTCGGTGACGCATTTGCTAAAATTGATCAATGCAAATACAAGGATAGCATCGGCAAATGGAGCGAGGCTCTTGAGGAAGCAGCAAATTTGTCTGGATGGACTTTCGAGGAGGGCCG GTACGAGACTGAATTTATCAAAGAAATTGTTGAGGATTTGTTCGCCCAAGTAATAAACCCTTCATGTGAGTTGCACGTTGCTGAACGTCCAATTGGCTTGGGGTCTTGTAGACAAGAGGTCAACAAACTTTTAGATGCCAAGGAGAATAACATGGTTGGCATATGGGGGCCTGGTGGAATAGGAAAAACCACAATTGTAAAGGATGTGTTTAATTCAATTCGCCATAAGTTTGAAGGTAGCTGTTTCTTGGCCGATGTTAGATCAAAAGGCATAACCCATCTGCAAGAGACACTTTTGTCTCATTTGAGTTTAATATCTTTGAATGTGCACAGTGTTGATGAAGGACTCAGTTTTATAAAGATAAGGATGCGACATAAAAAAGTTCTCTTAATCATTGATGACGTGAGTCATTCTAGCCAATTACAGAACTTAGTTCCATCCCCTGATTGTTTTGGGTCGGGCAGTAAAATTCtcataacaacaagagataaaCGTTGGCTAATTGCTCATCAAGTTGATGAAGTATACGAGGTCAAGATGTTAAATGATCGTCATGCTTTGGAGTTGTTTAGCTTGAATGCATTCAAAAGAAATAGACCTCCAAGCGATTATCTGGAACTTGCACAACATGCAGTACGCTATGCCCAGGGCCTTCCATTAGCTTTGATAGTTTTAGGCTCTCATCTATTTCGTAGAAGCAGAGAGGAGTGGGAAGCTACATTATATAGTTGTAGGGGAGAAGATCCCCACAAAGAGATAAGAGACATTCTCAAAATAAGTTATGATGCTCTGGGAGTAGATTTAAAAGGATATTTTCTTGATATCGCTTGTTTCTTTAAAGGGAAGCTTGTAGACGATGTGAAACCAATACTAGAAGCTTGCTACGACCTCAAATCAGTGATTGGTATTAAACAACTCCAAGAAAAGGCCTTAATAAGAATTGACGATGAGAATAATTACTTTGGTGATAGGATTTGGATGCATGACTTGATAGAAGAAATGGGTAAAAACATAGTGTATCAAGAGTCACCTGATGAATCGGGGGAACGCAGCAGACTGTGGAGTAAAGAAGATGTCAACGAAGTTCTAACAAATAATACA GGAACAAATAAAGTTAGAGGCATTCAACACCAGTGGCCATCATCTATGATATCTTTGAATGCTAAAAGCTTTTCAGAGATGAAGAAGCTTAGATATATTTCTATTAGCGAGTATATGAAATATGAATGTTTTTCTGGAGATATTGATTATCTTTCCAAGCAGTTGAGGTGGCTGGATTGGCCAAAATGTCCGTTGCAATCTTTTCCATCCGATTTTCATGCAAACAGACTTGTAAATCTCGATATTTCTGGGAGTTACAGAATCACACAACTATGGGAGGGACGTAAG AATTTTTCAAGTCTAATACATATGAATTTAAATGGTTGTACATCCCTAAAGGAACTCCCAGACTTCAGTGGAATCCCTAACTTGAAAGAGTTGGATCTATCTGAGTGTACCAGTTTAGTTAAGGTTCCTGATTCTGTTGGATTGCTTGATAAGCTCATTACCTTGAATGTTGACTGTTGCTCTAACCTTATTATGTTTCCAAGAAAAATCAACTTGAAATCTGTAGAAACAATCTCTATTAGCTATTGCAAGCTTGAGGAATTTTCAGAAGTTGGGGAAGAGATGGTTTCCTTGAGAAGTTTGATGCTAAGTCGCACTTACATTAAAGAATTGCATCCGTCCATTACAAGGCTTATTAGGCTGGAAGAGTTGGACCTAGAGGGCATTCAAAATCTTACAACCCTGCCGTATGATATTTATGAGTTGCACAATCTAGTGAGTCTTAACGCGAGTGGATGCTCAAAACTGGCTACATTTCCAAAAATTCCAGTAAAGATGGATTTCTTGGGATGGCTCTCTCTTGAAGGCAGTGACATAAGAGAATTGGATGAGTCAATTGAAAATCTCATTGGGCTTGAATATTTGAATCTTACTGATTGCAAAAATCTCACGACTTTACCATGCAGCATTTATGGGTTGCAAAATTTAGGGGAGCTTCATCTTGGTGGATGCTCAAAACTCGCTAGATTTCCAACAAATACCAAAATTTTGAATGTCGATGGTTGCTCACTATCACTTCCCAAGCTATGGAAGTTAAGTACCGTAGGATGCAGTTTATCAGATTGTGATTTCCTGATGACTCTTGATTGCTGGGAAACATTAAGGTATCTTCGGCTGGCAATGAACAATTTTGTTAGTCTTCCTGCTTGCCTCACCAAATTTGTCAACTTACAGTGGCTTGACTTGGAGGGTTGCAAGAGACTCCGAGGAATTCCGGAGCTTCCACCAAACGTTGAAGTATCCACCATGGGTTGTGAATCACTGCACAGATCCTCGACCCCTTTACTGGAGGAGAGATTCTCGACATTGACAAATCCGTCAATTGAAGAGCCAACTCCGTCGTCATGGCTTTCTCTGTCTTCCGAACCGATACCGATTCATCCAAAACGACATCGCAGCGCGGAAGAACCATCACTGGCATCACTGGCTGAGTCGTCAtggctctctctttctctctctacggAACCAACACCAGTGAATCCTCCGAAACGACAACGCACTGCCGTCGGGGGGCAAGAATCGATGGTCCCCATGTTCCCTGACCTACACTCAACAGCTTCAACACCAAGCAGAGGAACCAACTGA
- the LOC112196975 gene encoding disease resistance protein RUN1 isoform X2 — translation MQQSKQNMASLNYEAAASSSSSSLPLSPTDHQKHYTYEVFLSFRGEDTRFNFTDHLYTALCQRGIETFRDDDKLPRGEDVSQELLKAIEESRVSIVVFSQNYASSRWCLDELVKILDCRKSKGQKFRAVFYKVAPSDVRHQTGAFGDAFAKIDQCKYKDSIGKWSEALEEAANLSGWTFEEGRYETEFIKEIVEDLFAQVINPSCELHVAERPIGLGSCRQEVNKLLDAKENNMVGIWGPGGIGKTTIVKDVFNSIRHKFEGSCFLADVRSKGITHLQETLLSHLSLISLNVHSVDEGLSFIKIRMRHKKVLLIIDDVSHSSQLQNLVPSPDCFGSGSKILITTRDKRWLIAHQVDEVYEVKMLNDRHALELFSLNAFKRNRPPSDYLELAQHAVRYAQGLPLALIVLGSHLFRRSREEWEATLYSCRGEDPHKEIRDILKISYDALGVDLKGYFLDIACFFKGKLVDDVKPILEACYDLKSVIGIKQLQEKALIRIDDENNYFGDRIWMHDLIEEMGKNIVYQESPDESGERSRLWSKEDVNEVLTNNTGTNKVRGIQHQWPSSMISLNAKSFSEMKKLRYISISEYMKYECFSGDIDYLSKQLRWLDWPKCPLQSFPSDFHANRLVNLDISGSYRITQLWEGRKNFSSLIHMNLNGCTSLKELPDFSGIPNLKELDLSECTSLVKVPDSVGLLDKLITLNVDCCSNLIMFPRKINLKSVETISISYCKLEEFSEVGEEMVSLRSLMLSRTYIKELHPSITRLIRLEELDLEGIQNLTTLPYDIYELHNLVSLNASGCSKLATFPKIPVKMDFLGWLSLEGSDIRELDESIENLIGLEYLNLTDCKNLTTLPCSIYGLQNLGELHLGGCSKLARFPTNTKILNVDGCSLSLPKLWKLSTVGCSLSDCDFLMTLDCWETLRYLRLAMNNFVSLPACLTKFVNLQWLDLEGCKRLRGIPELPPNVEVSTMGCESLHRSSTPLLEERFSTLTNPSIEEPTPSSWLSLSSEPIPIHPKRHRSAEEPSLASTPVNPPKRQRTAVGGQESMVPMFPDLHSTASTPSRGTN, via the exons ATGCAGCAAAGCAAGCAGAATATGGCTTCTCTGAACTATGAAGCAGCAGccagttcttcatcttcttctctcccaCTTTCTCCTACTGATCACCAAAAGCATTACACATACGAGGTCTTCCTGAGTTTTCGAGGCGAGGATACACGCTTTAATTTTACAGATCATTTGTATACTGCCCTGTGTCAGAGGGGAATTGAGACCTTCAGAGATGATGATAAGCTTCCAAGAGGAGAAGACGTATCACAAGAGCTCCTCAAAGCAATTGAGGAGTCCAGAGTTTCAATCGTCGTCTTCTCTCAAAACTATGCTTCCTCAAGGTGGTGCTTAGATGAACTGGTCAAGATACTTGACTGCAGAAAATCCAAAGGACAGAAGTTTAGAGCTGTTTTCTACAAGGTGGCTCCCTCAGATGTACGACACCAAACAGGTGCTTTCGGTGACGCATTTGCTAAAATTGATCAATGCAAATACAAGGATAGCATCGGCAAATGGAGCGAGGCTCTTGAGGAAGCAGCAAATTTGTCTGGATGGACTTTCGAGGAGGGCCG GTACGAGACTGAATTTATCAAAGAAATTGTTGAGGATTTGTTCGCCCAAGTAATAAACCCTTCATGTGAGTTGCACGTTGCTGAACGTCCAATTGGCTTGGGGTCTTGTAGACAAGAGGTCAACAAACTTTTAGATGCCAAGGAGAATAACATGGTTGGCATATGGGGGCCTGGTGGAATAGGAAAAACCACAATTGTAAAGGATGTGTTTAATTCAATTCGCCATAAGTTTGAAGGTAGCTGTTTCTTGGCCGATGTTAGATCAAAAGGCATAACCCATCTGCAAGAGACACTTTTGTCTCATTTGAGTTTAATATCTTTGAATGTGCACAGTGTTGATGAAGGACTCAGTTTTATAAAGATAAGGATGCGACATAAAAAAGTTCTCTTAATCATTGATGACGTGAGTCATTCTAGCCAATTACAGAACTTAGTTCCATCCCCTGATTGTTTTGGGTCGGGCAGTAAAATTCtcataacaacaagagataaaCGTTGGCTAATTGCTCATCAAGTTGATGAAGTATACGAGGTCAAGATGTTAAATGATCGTCATGCTTTGGAGTTGTTTAGCTTGAATGCATTCAAAAGAAATAGACCTCCAAGCGATTATCTGGAACTTGCACAACATGCAGTACGCTATGCCCAGGGCCTTCCATTAGCTTTGATAGTTTTAGGCTCTCATCTATTTCGTAGAAGCAGAGAGGAGTGGGAAGCTACATTATATAGTTGTAGGGGAGAAGATCCCCACAAAGAGATAAGAGACATTCTCAAAATAAGTTATGATGCTCTGGGAGTAGATTTAAAAGGATATTTTCTTGATATCGCTTGTTTCTTTAAAGGGAAGCTTGTAGACGATGTGAAACCAATACTAGAAGCTTGCTACGACCTCAAATCAGTGATTGGTATTAAACAACTCCAAGAAAAGGCCTTAATAAGAATTGACGATGAGAATAATTACTTTGGTGATAGGATTTGGATGCATGACTTGATAGAAGAAATGGGTAAAAACATAGTGTATCAAGAGTCACCTGATGAATCGGGGGAACGCAGCAGACTGTGGAGTAAAGAAGATGTCAACGAAGTTCTAACAAATAATACA GGAACAAATAAAGTTAGAGGCATTCAACACCAGTGGCCATCATCTATGATATCTTTGAATGCTAAAAGCTTTTCAGAGATGAAGAAGCTTAGATATATTTCTATTAGCGAGTATATGAAATATGAATGTTTTTCTGGAGATATTGATTATCTTTCCAAGCAGTTGAGGTGGCTGGATTGGCCAAAATGTCCGTTGCAATCTTTTCCATCCGATTTTCATGCAAACAGACTTGTAAATCTCGATATTTCTGGGAGTTACAGAATCACACAACTATGGGAGGGACGTAAG AATTTTTCAAGTCTAATACATATGAATTTAAATGGTTGTACATCCCTAAAGGAACTCCCAGACTTCAGTGGAATCCCTAACTTGAAAGAGTTGGATCTATCTGAGTGTACCAGTTTAGTTAAGGTTCCTGATTCTGTTGGATTGCTTGATAAGCTCATTACCTTGAATGTTGACTGTTGCTCTAACCTTATTATGTTTCCAAGAAAAATCAACTTGAAATCTGTAGAAACAATCTCTATTAGCTATTGCAAGCTTGAGGAATTTTCAGAAGTTGGGGAAGAGATGGTTTCCTTGAGAAGTTTGATGCTAAGTCGCACTTACATTAAAGAATTGCATCCGTCCATTACAAGGCTTATTAGGCTGGAAGAGTTGGACCTAGAGGGCATTCAAAATCTTACAACCCTGCCGTATGATATTTATGAGTTGCACAATCTAGTGAGTCTTAACGCGAGTGGATGCTCAAAACTGGCTACATTTCCAAAAATTCCAGTAAAGATGGATTTCTTGGGATGGCTCTCTCTTGAAGGCAGTGACATAAGAGAATTGGATGAGTCAATTGAAAATCTCATTGGGCTTGAATATTTGAATCTTACTGATTGCAAAAATCTCACGACTTTACCATGCAGCATTTATGGGTTGCAAAATTTAGGGGAGCTTCATCTTGGTGGATGCTCAAAACTCGCTAGATTTCCAACAAATACCAAAATTTTGAATGTCGATGGTTGCTCACTATCACTTCCCAAGCTATGGAAGTTAAGTACCGTAGGATGCAGTTTATCAGATTGTGATTTCCTGATGACTCTTGATTGCTGGGAAACATTAAGGTATCTTCGGCTGGCAATGAACAATTTTGTTAGTCTTCCTGCTTGCCTCACCAAATTTGTCAACTTACAGTGGCTTGACTTGGAGGGTTGCAAGAGACTCCGAGGAATTCCGGAGCTTCCACCAAACGTTGAAGTATCCACCATGGGTTGTGAATCACTGCACAGATCCTCGACCCCTTTACTGGAGGAGAGATTCTCGACATTGACAAATCCGTCAATTGAAGAGCCAACTCCGTCGTCATGGCTTTCTCTGTCTTCCGAACCGATACCGATTCATCCAAAACGACATCGCAGCGCGGAAGAACCATCACTGGCAT CAACACCAGTGAATCCTCCGAAACGACAACGCACTGCCGTCGGGGGGCAAGAATCGATGGTCCCCATGTTCCCTGACCTACACTCAACAGCTTCAACACCAAGCAGAGGAACCAACTGA
- the LOC112196975 gene encoding disease resistance protein RUN1 isoform X3 — MQQSKQNMASLNYEAAASSSSSSLPLSPTDHQKHYTYEVFLSFRGEDTRFNFTDHLYTALCQRGIETFRDDDKLPRGEDVSQELLKAIEESRVSIVVFSQNYASSRWCLDELVKILDCRKSKGQKFRAVFYKVAPSDVRHQTGAFGDAFAKIDQCKYKDSIGKWSEALEEAANLSGWTFEEGRYETEFIKEIVEDLFAQVINPSCELHVAERPIGLGSCRQEVNKLLDAKENNMVGIWGPGGIGKTTIVKDVFNSIRHKFEGSCFLADVRSKGITHLQETLLSHLSLISLNVHSVDEGLSFIKIRMRHKKVLLIIDDVSHSSQLQNLVPSPDCFGSGSKILITTRDKRWLIAHQVDEVYEVKMLNDRHALELFSLNAFKRNRPPSDYLELAQHAVRYAQGLPLALIVLGSHLFRRSREEWEATLYSCRGEDPHKEIRDILKISYDALGVDLKGYFLDIACFFKGKLVDDVKPILEACYDLKSVIGIKQLQEKALIRIDDENNYFGDRIWMHDLIEEMGKNIVYQESPDESGERSRLWSKEDVNEVLTNNTGTNKVRGIQHQWPSSMISLNAKSFSEMKKLRYISISEYMKYECFSGDIDYLSKQLRWLDWPKCPLQSFPSDFHANRLVNLDISGSYRITQLWEGRKNFSSLIHMNLNGCTSLKELPDFSGIPNLKELDLSECTSLVKVPDSVGLLDKLITLNVDCCSNLIMFPRKINLKSVETISISYCKLEEFSEVGEEMVSLRSLMLSRTYIKELHPSITRLIRLEELDLEGIQNLTTLPYDIYELHNLVSLNASGCSKLATFPKIPVKMDFLGWLSLEGSDIRELDESIENLIGLEYLNLTDCKNLTTLPCSIYGLQNLGELHLGGCSKLARFPTNTKILNVDGCSLSLPKLWKLSTVGCSLSDCDFLMTLDCWETLSGLTWRVARDSEEFRSFHQTLKYPPWVVNHCTDPRPLYWRRDSRH, encoded by the exons ATGCAGCAAAGCAAGCAGAATATGGCTTCTCTGAACTATGAAGCAGCAGccagttcttcatcttcttctctcccaCTTTCTCCTACTGATCACCAAAAGCATTACACATACGAGGTCTTCCTGAGTTTTCGAGGCGAGGATACACGCTTTAATTTTACAGATCATTTGTATACTGCCCTGTGTCAGAGGGGAATTGAGACCTTCAGAGATGATGATAAGCTTCCAAGAGGAGAAGACGTATCACAAGAGCTCCTCAAAGCAATTGAGGAGTCCAGAGTTTCAATCGTCGTCTTCTCTCAAAACTATGCTTCCTCAAGGTGGTGCTTAGATGAACTGGTCAAGATACTTGACTGCAGAAAATCCAAAGGACAGAAGTTTAGAGCTGTTTTCTACAAGGTGGCTCCCTCAGATGTACGACACCAAACAGGTGCTTTCGGTGACGCATTTGCTAAAATTGATCAATGCAAATACAAGGATAGCATCGGCAAATGGAGCGAGGCTCTTGAGGAAGCAGCAAATTTGTCTGGATGGACTTTCGAGGAGGGCCG GTACGAGACTGAATTTATCAAAGAAATTGTTGAGGATTTGTTCGCCCAAGTAATAAACCCTTCATGTGAGTTGCACGTTGCTGAACGTCCAATTGGCTTGGGGTCTTGTAGACAAGAGGTCAACAAACTTTTAGATGCCAAGGAGAATAACATGGTTGGCATATGGGGGCCTGGTGGAATAGGAAAAACCACAATTGTAAAGGATGTGTTTAATTCAATTCGCCATAAGTTTGAAGGTAGCTGTTTCTTGGCCGATGTTAGATCAAAAGGCATAACCCATCTGCAAGAGACACTTTTGTCTCATTTGAGTTTAATATCTTTGAATGTGCACAGTGTTGATGAAGGACTCAGTTTTATAAAGATAAGGATGCGACATAAAAAAGTTCTCTTAATCATTGATGACGTGAGTCATTCTAGCCAATTACAGAACTTAGTTCCATCCCCTGATTGTTTTGGGTCGGGCAGTAAAATTCtcataacaacaagagataaaCGTTGGCTAATTGCTCATCAAGTTGATGAAGTATACGAGGTCAAGATGTTAAATGATCGTCATGCTTTGGAGTTGTTTAGCTTGAATGCATTCAAAAGAAATAGACCTCCAAGCGATTATCTGGAACTTGCACAACATGCAGTACGCTATGCCCAGGGCCTTCCATTAGCTTTGATAGTTTTAGGCTCTCATCTATTTCGTAGAAGCAGAGAGGAGTGGGAAGCTACATTATATAGTTGTAGGGGAGAAGATCCCCACAAAGAGATAAGAGACATTCTCAAAATAAGTTATGATGCTCTGGGAGTAGATTTAAAAGGATATTTTCTTGATATCGCTTGTTTCTTTAAAGGGAAGCTTGTAGACGATGTGAAACCAATACTAGAAGCTTGCTACGACCTCAAATCAGTGATTGGTATTAAACAACTCCAAGAAAAGGCCTTAATAAGAATTGACGATGAGAATAATTACTTTGGTGATAGGATTTGGATGCATGACTTGATAGAAGAAATGGGTAAAAACATAGTGTATCAAGAGTCACCTGATGAATCGGGGGAACGCAGCAGACTGTGGAGTAAAGAAGATGTCAACGAAGTTCTAACAAATAATACA GGAACAAATAAAGTTAGAGGCATTCAACACCAGTGGCCATCATCTATGATATCTTTGAATGCTAAAAGCTTTTCAGAGATGAAGAAGCTTAGATATATTTCTATTAGCGAGTATATGAAATATGAATGTTTTTCTGGAGATATTGATTATCTTTCCAAGCAGTTGAGGTGGCTGGATTGGCCAAAATGTCCGTTGCAATCTTTTCCATCCGATTTTCATGCAAACAGACTTGTAAATCTCGATATTTCTGGGAGTTACAGAATCACACAACTATGGGAGGGACGTAAG AATTTTTCAAGTCTAATACATATGAATTTAAATGGTTGTACATCCCTAAAGGAACTCCCAGACTTCAGTGGAATCCCTAACTTGAAAGAGTTGGATCTATCTGAGTGTACCAGTTTAGTTAAGGTTCCTGATTCTGTTGGATTGCTTGATAAGCTCATTACCTTGAATGTTGACTGTTGCTCTAACCTTATTATGTTTCCAAGAAAAATCAACTTGAAATCTGTAGAAACAATCTCTATTAGCTATTGCAAGCTTGAGGAATTTTCAGAAGTTGGGGAAGAGATGGTTTCCTTGAGAAGTTTGATGCTAAGTCGCACTTACATTAAAGAATTGCATCCGTCCATTACAAGGCTTATTAGGCTGGAAGAGTTGGACCTAGAGGGCATTCAAAATCTTACAACCCTGCCGTATGATATTTATGAGTTGCACAATCTAGTGAGTCTTAACGCGAGTGGATGCTCAAAACTGGCTACATTTCCAAAAATTCCAGTAAAGATGGATTTCTTGGGATGGCTCTCTCTTGAAGGCAGTGACATAAGAGAATTGGATGAGTCAATTGAAAATCTCATTGGGCTTGAATATTTGAATCTTACTGATTGCAAAAATCTCACGACTTTACCATGCAGCATTTATGGGTTGCAAAATTTAGGGGAGCTTCATCTTGGTGGATGCTCAAAACTCGCTAGATTTCCAACAAATACCAAAATTTTGAATGTCGATGGTTGCTCACTATCACTTCCCAAGCTATGGAAGTTAAGTACCGTAGGATGCAGTTTATCAGATTGTGATTTCCTGATGACTCTTGATTGCTGGGAAACATTAAG TGGCTTGACTTGGAGGGTTGCAAGAGACTCCGAGGAATTCCGGAGCTTCCACCAAACGTTGAAGTATCCACCATGGGTTGTGAATCACTGCACAGATCCTCGACCCCTTTACTGGAGGAGAGATTCTCGACATTGA
- the LOC112200662 gene encoding 40S ribosomal protein S3a: MAVGKNKRISKGKKGGKKKAADPFAKKDWYDIKAPSIFNVKQVGKTLVTRTQGTKIASEGLKHRVFETSLADLQGDEEHAFRKMRLRAEDVQGRTVLTNFWGMNFTTDKLRSLVRKWQTLIEAHVDVKTTDNYTLRMFCIGFTKRRPNQVKRTCYAQSSQIRQIRRKMTEIMVAQATSCDLKDLVRKFIAESIGKDIEKATTSIYPLQNVFIRKVKILKAPKFDLGKLMEVHGDEDVGTKVERPAEEAVPEAPVEIVGA; encoded by the exons ATGGCCGTCGg GAAGAACAAGAGAATCTCCAAGGGCAAGAAGGGAGGAAAGAAGAAAGC AGCTGATCCTTTTGCCAAGAAGGACTGGTATGACATCAAGGCTCCTTCAAtcttcaacgtcaagcaggtcGGAAAGACTCTTGTCACCCGTACTCAGGGTACCAAG ATTGCTTCCGAAGGACTCAAGCACAGAGTCTTTGAGACATCACTTGCTGACCTTCAGGGTGATGAGGAGCATGCTTTCAGAAAGATGCGATTGAGAGCTGAAGATGTTCAAGGAAGGACTGTTCTGACAAACTTCTGG GGAATGAACTTCACAACTGACAAGTTGAGATCTTTGGTGCGCAAATGGCAAACCTTGATTGAAGCTCATGTGGATGTGAAGACCACAGACAACTACACACTGAGGATGTTCTGCATTGGATTCACGAAGAGACGTCCTAATCAAGTCAAGAGGACCTGTTATGCTCAGTCTAGCCAGATTagacag ATCCGCCGCAAGATGACCGAGATCATGGTTGCCCAGGCAACATCTTGTGATCTCAAGGATTTGGTCCGCAAGTTCATTGCTGAGAGTATTGGTAAAGATATTGAGAAGGCAACTACAAGCATCTATCCTCTACAAAATGTCTTCATCAGGAAGGTCAAGATCTTAAAGGCACCCAAGTTCGATCTTGGAAAGCTTATGGAG GTTCATGGTGATGAAGATGTTGGGACCAAGGTTGAGAGGCCTGCTGAAGAAGCAGTCCCTGAGGCACCAGTTGAGATTGTTGGAGCTTAG